Proteins from a single region of Chromobacterium sp. ATCC 53434:
- a CDS encoding enoyl-CoA hydratase-related protein has translation MVFETLLLESGGGVMRAVINRPESKNAINQTLLREINQALDLAESQPDCRMLVLEGADGIFCSGMDFHEMDALADRIDINLMRASTEKYMRTLKRFATSPCVVVSRVSGAVTAGGVGLVAASDLVLATPESQFTLTEAMWGLLPSNVIPYLIRRAGFQAAFRMSLTTDTLSAAEAHRLQLVDYLGDDLDQLERRLRIKLNRVKKEAVGNLKSYFRSMWMIDEEMEQLAVEETSRLAAMPSVIASVRNFVQKQAFPWESN, from the coding sequence ATGGTATTCGAAACACTATTGCTCGAGAGCGGCGGCGGCGTCATGCGGGCCGTGATCAACCGCCCGGAAAGTAAAAACGCCATCAATCAGACGCTGCTGCGGGAAATAAACCAGGCGCTCGATCTGGCGGAGTCCCAGCCGGACTGCCGCATGCTTGTGCTCGAGGGGGCAGACGGGATTTTCTGCTCCGGCATGGACTTCCACGAGATGGACGCGCTGGCGGACCGGATCGACATCAATCTGATGCGCGCCAGCACCGAGAAATACATGCGCACGCTGAAGCGCTTCGCGACAAGCCCGTGCGTCGTCGTCTCGCGCGTTTCCGGCGCGGTGACCGCCGGAGGGGTGGGCCTGGTGGCGGCGAGCGATCTGGTCCTGGCCACGCCGGAATCGCAATTCACCTTGACCGAGGCGATGTGGGGACTGCTGCCGTCCAATGTCATCCCGTATCTGATCCGGCGGGCGGGCTTCCAGGCCGCGTTTCGCATGAGCCTGACCACCGACACGCTATCGGCCGCCGAGGCGCATCGCCTGCAATTGGTCGATTACCTGGGCGACGACCTCGATCAACTGGAAAGGCGGCTCAGGATCAAATTGAATCGGGTCAAGAAAGAGGCGGTCGGCAATCTTAAATCGTATTTCCGCAGCATGTGGATGATAGACGAGGAAATGGAACAGCTGGCGGTCGAAGAGACCAGCCGGCTGGCCGCCATGCCGTCGGTTATCGCGAGCGTGAGAAATTTCGTCCAGAAACAGGCTTTTCCCTGGGAATCTAACTAA
- a CDS encoding polyketide synthase: MIDQTALVCDSVVQLSYPAAGVAQVSMRDHDERNMFSHALIEGLDRAFADIGACRDVKVVVVSGLDQYFCCGGTRSELLSLIEGEKTFDIGQFYRALLDCPLPTIAAMAGHAVGGGFVFGMYADIAILAEESVYSANFMRYGFTPGVGSTCLLPRRLGEALASEMLLSANGFTGRELSLRGAPFKVVKRAKVLEEALALAVDLAAKPQASLRMLKATLTRELREALPAAIARELDMHDVTFKLPEVRAQVERHFGH; encoded by the coding sequence ATGATCGACCAGACTGCGCTCGTTTGCGACAGCGTCGTCCAGCTCAGCTACCCGGCGGCCGGCGTCGCCCAGGTCTCGATGCGCGACCACGACGAGAGAAACATGTTTTCCCACGCGCTGATCGAAGGGCTGGATCGCGCCTTCGCCGACATCGGGGCTTGCCGCGACGTCAAGGTGGTGGTGGTGTCCGGCCTGGACCAGTACTTCTGCTGCGGCGGCACGCGCAGCGAATTGCTGAGCCTGATCGAGGGGGAGAAGACGTTCGACATCGGGCAGTTCTACCGGGCGCTGCTCGATTGCCCGCTGCCGACCATCGCGGCGATGGCCGGCCACGCGGTCGGCGGCGGTTTCGTTTTCGGCATGTACGCCGACATCGCGATTCTGGCCGAGGAGTCGGTGTACAGCGCCAACTTCATGCGCTACGGCTTCACGCCGGGGGTCGGCTCCACCTGCCTGCTCCCCCGCCGGCTGGGCGAGGCGCTGGCCAGCGAAATGCTGTTGAGCGCCAATGGATTCACTGGCCGGGAACTGAGTCTGCGCGGCGCGCCGTTCAAGGTGGTCAAGCGGGCCAAGGTGCTGGAAGAGGCGCTGGCGCTGGCCGTCGATCTGGCGGCGAAGCCGCAGGCCTCGCTGAGGATGCTGAAGGCGACCCTGACGCGGGAGCTGCGCGAGGCCTTGCCCGCGGCGATCGCGCGCGAGCTCGACATGCACGATGTGACGTTCAAACTGCCGGAAGTCCGCGCTCAGGTCGAGCGCCACTTCGGCCACTGA
- a CDS encoding beta-ketoacyl synthase N-terminal-like domain-containing protein yields the protein MNDLMQVRHQVGTLVDLLRMRAQESPDTVAYTFIESESARSQVTYGELDRRCRAIGAELQREGLGGERALLIFPQGLDFIYAFFGCLYGGVVPVPAYPPRKRRFDRLAAIITDADAKVVFTIAELRDDLNAALGESKLAATRVLLTDGEREAGLEASWRRPVIHGNSLAFLQYTSGSTGSPKGVMVSHGNLLFNLQAVKDTFSYQAGGASVTWLPSFHDMGLIDGVLSPLYVGQHGVIMAPTTFVQRPFLWLWAITEFGGTNSGGPNFAYELCAQKIRPEEKARLDLKSWHTAYCGAEPINQGTMERFVEAFGECGFSPEALSPCYGMAETTLIVSGERRGGSRYLQLSRDALKANRAEFVDDPDAYSVVSCGAPVIETTVRIADADTRRSCKPGEVGEIWVAGPGVAGGYWDKDALNVEIFGAYTSDTREGPFLRTGDLGFLWEDKLYVVSRVKDLIIIRGQNHHPHDIEMTAAEAHPALQPTCGAAFSIVDDGEEKLVIAHEVRREALASLDIEQVVKTVRQAVNEGHGVIPHEVVLLRPASLPKTSSGKIQRQATKGHYLAQTLSLAAAGRKTAQPRPDLAEPPSANQDAAAVARFSAEQIERELRAVLASALSIGPEAIDCAEPWSSYGLDSLKGSAAVAALGDRLQTALSPTLFYDYPTLTALSRHLAGRNIAIPRAAPSAPAAAASSETPGAGEEIAVVGMACRFPGAESPAAFWDMLTAGRDGIAEIPATRWDVGQFYDPRPGTQGKMVSRRGGFLPDVSQFDADFFGIPPIEAEAMDPQQRLLLMVAADALENASIAPQSLAGSQTGVFVGICNLDYIRLCLADLDTVNTYSGTGGSQAIAANRLSYFFDLCGPSLAVDTACSSSLVAAHLACQSLRLGESNLAIVGGVNLILTPELNVVFSQAGMLAADGRCKTFDAAADGYGRGEGCGVVVLKRLSDARRDGDRVLATLLGSAVNQDGRSNGLTAPNGPAQQAVVRRALGDAGVAPAEVGYVEAHGTGTPLGDPIEFNALRAVLNEARPEDRQCWVGSVKTNIGHLESASGIAGLIKTVLSVQKGVIPPHLNLQKKNPYLECQDDRLDIPTRCQPWPDGYDRRIAGVSSFGFGGTNAHVLVGGVRS from the coding sequence ATGAACGATCTCATGCAAGTGCGGCATCAGGTAGGCACCTTGGTGGACTTGTTGCGCATGCGGGCGCAAGAGTCGCCGGACACCGTCGCCTACACATTCATCGAGAGCGAGAGCGCGCGCAGCCAGGTCACCTACGGCGAACTCGATCGCCGCTGCCGGGCGATCGGCGCCGAATTGCAGCGGGAGGGCCTCGGCGGCGAGCGGGCGCTGCTGATCTTCCCCCAGGGGCTGGACTTCATCTACGCTTTCTTCGGTTGCCTGTACGGCGGGGTGGTGCCGGTGCCGGCCTATCCGCCGCGCAAGCGCCGTTTCGACCGGCTGGCCGCCATCATCACCGACGCCGACGCGAAGGTGGTCTTCACCATCGCCGAGCTGCGGGACGATCTGAACGCCGCGCTGGGGGAGAGCAAGCTGGCGGCCACCCGCGTCCTGCTGACCGATGGCGAGCGCGAGGCGGGCCTGGAGGCGTCCTGGCGGCGGCCTGTCATCCACGGCAATTCCCTGGCCTTTCTGCAGTACACATCGGGCTCCACCGGATCGCCGAAGGGGGTGATGGTCAGCCATGGCAATCTGCTGTTCAATCTGCAGGCGGTGAAGGACACCTTCTCCTATCAGGCCGGCGGCGCCAGCGTGACCTGGCTGCCCAGCTTTCACGACATGGGCCTGATCGACGGGGTGCTGTCCCCGCTTTATGTCGGCCAGCACGGCGTGATCATGGCGCCGACCACCTTTGTGCAGCGGCCGTTTCTCTGGTTGTGGGCGATCACAGAGTTTGGCGGCACCAATTCCGGCGGACCCAATTTCGCCTACGAGCTTTGCGCGCAGAAGATCCGGCCGGAAGAGAAGGCGCGGCTGGACCTGAAGAGTTGGCACACGGCGTATTGCGGCGCCGAGCCGATCAACCAGGGGACCATGGAGCGCTTCGTCGAGGCCTTTGGCGAGTGCGGCTTCTCGCCGGAGGCGCTGAGTCCCTGCTACGGCATGGCGGAAACGACGCTGATCGTTTCCGGAGAGCGCCGCGGCGGCTCTCGCTATCTCCAGCTTTCCCGCGACGCGCTGAAGGCGAACCGGGCGGAATTCGTCGACGATCCGGACGCCTACTCGGTGGTCAGCTGCGGGGCGCCGGTCATCGAGACGACGGTCCGCATCGCCGACGCCGACACCCGGCGCAGCTGCAAGCCGGGCGAGGTCGGGGAAATCTGGGTGGCGGGTCCCGGCGTCGCCGGCGGCTATTGGGACAAGGACGCGCTCAACGTCGAGATCTTCGGCGCCTATACCAGCGACACGCGGGAAGGACCGTTCCTGCGCACCGGCGACCTCGGATTCCTGTGGGAAGACAAGCTGTACGTGGTGTCCAGGGTCAAGGATCTGATCATCATCCGCGGGCAGAACCACCATCCGCACGATATCGAGATGACGGCGGCCGAGGCGCATCCGGCGCTGCAGCCGACGTGCGGGGCGGCCTTTTCCATCGTGGACGACGGCGAGGAGAAGCTGGTCATCGCGCATGAGGTCAGGCGCGAGGCCCTGGCGAGCCTCGATATCGAGCAAGTGGTCAAGACGGTGCGGCAGGCGGTCAACGAGGGGCATGGCGTCATCCCGCACGAGGTGGTGCTGCTGAGGCCGGCCTCGCTGCCCAAAACCTCTAGCGGCAAGATCCAGCGCCAGGCCACCAAGGGGCATTATCTGGCGCAGACGCTCAGCCTGGCGGCGGCGGGAAGAAAAACGGCGCAGCCGCGGCCGGACCTGGCTGAGCCGCCGTCCGCCAATCAGGACGCCGCCGCGGTCGCGCGATTCAGCGCGGAGCAGATAGAGCGGGAGCTGCGCGCGGTGCTGGCCTCGGCGCTGAGCATCGGTCCGGAGGCGATAGACTGCGCGGAGCCGTGGTCAAGCTACGGACTGGACTCGCTGAAGGGCAGCGCGGCGGTCGCGGCCCTCGGCGATCGCCTGCAAACGGCGCTCAGCCCGACGCTGTTCTACGATTATCCGACGCTGACCGCGCTGAGCCGCCATCTCGCGGGCCGCAACATCGCGATTCCCCGCGCCGCGCCGTCGGCGCCCGCCGCGGCGGCCTCGAGCGAGACGCCGGGCGCCGGCGAGGAGATCGCCGTCGTCGGCATGGCCTGCCGCTTTCCCGGCGCCGAGAGTCCGGCGGCGTTCTGGGACATGCTGACCGCCGGGCGCGACGGCATCGCCGAGATTCCCGCCACGCGCTGGGATGTCGGCCAGTTCTACGATCCCCGCCCCGGCACCCAGGGGAAGATGGTTTCCCGGCGCGGCGGCTTCCTGCCGGACGTCAGCCAGTTCGATGCCGATTTCTTCGGCATCCCGCCCATCGAGGCCGAGGCGATGGACCCGCAGCAACGGCTGTTGCTGATGGTGGCAGCCGACGCGCTGGAGAACGCCAGCATCGCGCCGCAGTCGCTGGCCGGCAGCCAGACCGGCGTCTTCGTCGGCATCTGCAATCTGGACTACATCCGGCTGTGCCTGGCCGATCTGGACACCGTCAATACCTATTCCGGCACCGGAGGCTCGCAGGCCATCGCGGCCAACAGGCTGTCGTACTTCTTCGATCTGTGCGGCCCGAGCCTGGCGGTGGACACCGCCTGCTCCTCGTCGCTGGTCGCCGCCCATCTGGCCTGCCAGAGCCTGCGTCTGGGCGAGTCGAACCTGGCCATCGTCGGCGGCGTCAACCTGATCCTGACGCCCGAGCTGAATGTGGTGTTCTCGCAGGCCGGCATGCTGGCGGCGGACGGCCGCTGCAAGACCTTCGACGCGGCCGCGGACGGCTATGGGCGGGGCGAGGGCTGCGGCGTCGTCGTGCTCAAGCGCTTGTCCGACGCGCGGCGGGACGGGGACCGCGTCTTGGCGACCCTGCTGGGCTCCGCGGTGAACCAGGACGGCCGCAGCAACGGCCTGACCGCCCCGAATGGCCCGGCCCAGCAGGCAGTGGTCCGCCGCGCCCTGGGCGATGCCGGCGTGGCGCCGGCCGAGGTCGGCTATGTCGAGGCGCACGGGACCGGCACCCCGCTGGGCGATCCGATAGAGTTCAACGCGCTGCGGGCGGTGCTGAACGAGGCGCGCCCGGAGGACCGGCAATGCTGGGTCGGATCGGTGAAGACCAATATCGGCCATCTGGAAAGCGCTTCGGGCATCGCCGGACTGATCAAGACCGTGCTGTCGGTGCAGAAGGGCGTGATCCCCCCGCATCTGAACTTGCAGAAGAAGAACCCCTACCTCGAATGCCAGGATGACAGGCTGGACATCCCGACGCGTTGCCAGCCGTGGCCCGACGGCTACGACAGGCGCATTGCCGGCGTCAGTTCCTTCGGCTTCGGCGGGACCAATGCCCACGTGCTGGTCGGCGGGGTGCGCTCATGA
- a CDS encoding beta-ketoacyl synthase N-terminal-like domain-containing protein, protein MKNELLREIYAQVGRSELSSAGALERIRALRDAQAKGGARPSPSARGYAYHDSYVRDHLVERQRILLGVTHAALALDFVRAKTPHGAAYGVRRLTFVEPVVLPEGREVSVSVSEQGGDGEFAVLCRASARHRSPDEDGASVAARGAFNPRPAPRPAAVDLKPFMTAPAKVVLAREIYGQNEQIVHGPSLQSVRKIYVKGEQALGRLVLSDEMAAEPPYGSLHPSLLDGAIMASAVLLPPETRSQPFIPLMIRELTVYGQVANACYCLASLSKVNEEVTVCDIRLLDADGTVTVDMVGVTCKRIRTGAAREDGRTEEKAVEASAAVGLGAQIEQYLTGKLSELIGRPGPIAPDVNFMDLGAESSGLIAMASQIEKELGFDLYPTVFFEYPNLAELAAFLEREHGEAFRAHFHAGQPGDAAVPAAQPASAPRAARPAPASAAGDKEDASRIDAPLAGGDDRIAIIGMAGRYADAADLGAFWENTVAGKELITEVPADHWDYRPWFDERRNQADKTYCKWGSFVDDVAAFDAGFFGISRKEAETMDPQQRLVLQALYHAAEDAGYGARIRGSATGVFIGCCFYDYAQEMCLQGKAVAPHDGTGNAATMLANRPSFFLDLRGPSLTLDTACSSSLVALDMACDSLRRGACGMAFVGGVNLLLSSWHYRYFSSINALSATGRCHSFDQQADGYVPGEGVGVVLLKPYARALADGDRIHAVIAGSAVAHGGHTPSPTAPSVKMETQVLLEAWRRAGIDPASLAYVEAHGTGTPLGDPIEIEALKAAFAEHTKEQAFCALGTAKAQIGHTEGAAGITGVIRAVLAIQHKTIPAMHGFETLNPYVKLERGPVFIPRGNLEWPARDGTPRRAGVSSFGFGGTYAHVVLEEAPAAQAQAGSAAAPWTLIAVSAKSKASQRARLAELRAWLDGREQADLERLAFTLNATRAHWEKRAAFVVQSGRELIQALDAVLAGGETPFGVSADAKARASAGEDLPALYQALDAASGADEARRQLMRIAQCYVEGANPDWRRLGAEGPAIDVPLYPFETEHFWFDRQARAPAEAATGVVLPEVLPEEAARPVKAIPAAVAASPAAATVHRAEVEAKAIGILSEILLLPAEQIEMDAELAGLGVDSIMTMQFVVAVNKAFGLHLSAAALYSASQVGQVVDVVFLAVAGQETPAPASVRDQPAAAPVETLARPALKPVAPPAEEPPKARIVLKGTPEAAPPPPAAASHYRAMLSFNDAMPGTPIFLVHPGGAGAESYIKLANYLDGGQPVHAIESYNLYSGEAPIRTITELAALYLKHVRGVQPRGPYFLGGWSRGGMVAFEMAQQLFDAGERVETLYLLDSYVMNEQEKTVAIDNVMKHSMLPGGVASFRDLLKNNLAVERISNVVYQPRPYPGRAVLFKANQQLETRAAKQTMELAQTSAREVVERDSSEQVAQVIDNLNAFINEDTVADFNRLGAKPDNGWSRYIENLSIRIVDGNHFSIMEERTLRPIARHIQSDMDATRYAEQAV, encoded by the coding sequence ATGAAAAACGAGTTGCTACGCGAGATTTACGCCCAGGTCGGCCGCAGCGAGCTGTCCAGCGCCGGGGCGCTGGAGCGGATACGCGCGCTGCGGGACGCGCAGGCCAAGGGCGGGGCCAGGCCGTCGCCGTCGGCGCGCGGCTATGCCTATCACGATTCCTATGTGCGCGACCACCTGGTGGAGCGGCAGAGAATCCTGCTGGGCGTGACGCACGCCGCGCTGGCGCTGGACTTCGTCCGGGCCAAGACGCCGCATGGCGCGGCGTATGGCGTTCGCCGGCTGACCTTTGTCGAGCCCGTCGTCCTGCCGGAGGGCCGCGAGGTCTCGGTCTCGGTGTCGGAACAGGGCGGAGACGGGGAGTTTGCCGTGCTGTGCCGGGCGTCGGCGCGCCATCGCTCGCCTGACGAGGACGGCGCGAGCGTGGCGGCGCGCGGGGCGTTCAACCCCCGGCCGGCGCCGCGACCGGCGGCGGTGGACCTGAAGCCGTTCATGACGGCCCCGGCCAAGGTGGTGCTGGCGCGGGAAATCTACGGCCAGAACGAGCAGATCGTCCATGGTCCGTCCCTGCAAAGCGTGCGCAAGATTTACGTCAAGGGCGAGCAGGCCCTCGGCAGGCTGGTCCTGTCGGACGAGATGGCGGCCGAGCCGCCGTACGGCAGCCTGCATCCGTCGCTGCTGGATGGCGCGATCATGGCTTCCGCCGTGCTGCTTCCGCCGGAGACGCGCTCGCAGCCGTTCATTCCGCTGATGATCCGCGAACTGACGGTGTATGGCCAGGTGGCCAATGCGTGCTACTGCCTCGCCAGCCTTTCCAAGGTCAACGAGGAGGTCACGGTGTGCGACATCCGCCTGCTGGACGCCGACGGCACGGTGACGGTCGACATGGTCGGCGTCACCTGCAAGCGCATCCGGACCGGCGCGGCGCGCGAGGACGGCCGGACGGAGGAGAAGGCTGTGGAGGCGAGCGCCGCCGTCGGCCTGGGCGCGCAAATCGAGCAGTATCTGACCGGCAAGCTGAGCGAGCTGATCGGGCGGCCGGGGCCGATCGCGCCCGACGTCAACTTCATGGACCTCGGGGCGGAGTCGTCCGGCCTGATCGCGATGGCCTCGCAGATCGAGAAGGAACTGGGCTTCGATCTTTATCCGACAGTGTTCTTCGAATACCCCAATCTGGCGGAATTGGCCGCTTTCCTCGAGCGGGAACACGGCGAGGCCTTCCGGGCGCATTTCCACGCCGGCCAGCCGGGCGATGCCGCCGTGCCGGCGGCTCAGCCGGCGTCGGCGCCCAGGGCGGCGCGTCCGGCGCCGGCAAGCGCCGCCGGCGACAAAGAGGACGCTTCCCGGATCGACGCGCCGCTTGCCGGCGGCGACGACCGCATCGCCATCATCGGCATGGCCGGACGGTATGCCGACGCGGCCGATCTCGGGGCCTTTTGGGAAAACACCGTCGCCGGGAAGGAACTGATCACCGAAGTGCCCGCCGATCACTGGGATTATCGACCCTGGTTCGACGAGCGCCGCAACCAGGCCGACAAGACCTACTGCAAGTGGGGCAGCTTCGTCGACGACGTGGCGGCGTTCGATGCCGGCTTCTTCGGCATTTCCCGCAAGGAGGCGGAAACGATGGACCCGCAGCAGCGCCTGGTGCTGCAGGCGCTGTACCACGCCGCCGAGGACGCCGGCTACGGCGCGCGGATCAGGGGCAGCGCCACCGGGGTGTTCATCGGTTGCTGCTTCTACGATTACGCGCAGGAAATGTGCTTGCAGGGCAAGGCGGTGGCGCCGCACGACGGCACCGGCAACGCCGCGACCATGCTGGCGAACCGGCCGTCGTTCTTCCTCGATCTGCGCGGCCCCAGCCTGACGCTGGACACCGCTTGCTCGTCGTCGCTGGTGGCGCTGGACATGGCATGCGACAGCCTGCGCCGGGGCGCGTGCGGGATGGCCTTCGTCGGCGGCGTCAATCTGCTGCTCAGCTCCTGGCACTATCGTTATTTCTCCAGCATCAACGCGTTGTCCGCCACCGGCCGCTGCCACTCGTTCGACCAGCAGGCCGACGGCTATGTGCCGGGCGAGGGGGTCGGCGTCGTGCTGCTGAAGCCGTACGCCCGCGCGCTGGCCGACGGCGACCGGATCCACGCGGTCATCGCCGGATCGGCGGTGGCGCATGGCGGGCATACGCCGTCGCCGACGGCGCCCAGCGTCAAGATGGAAACCCAGGTATTGCTGGAGGCCTGGAGGCGCGCCGGCATCGACCCCGCCTCGCTGGCTTATGTCGAGGCCCACGGCACCGGCACCCCGCTGGGCGACCCGATTGAAATCGAGGCGCTGAAGGCCGCCTTCGCCGAACACACCAAAGAGCAGGCTTTCTGCGCGCTGGGCACGGCGAAAGCCCAGATTGGCCACACGGAAGGCGCCGCCGGCATCACCGGCGTCATCCGGGCGGTGCTGGCGATCCAGCACAAGACCATCCCCGCGATGCACGGATTCGAGACCCTGAATCCGTATGTCAAGCTCGAGCGCGGGCCGGTGTTCATTCCGCGCGGCAATCTCGAATGGCCGGCGCGGGACGGGACGCCGCGCCGCGCCGGCGTCAGCTCCTTCGGTTTCGGCGGAACCTACGCCCACGTGGTGCTGGAGGAGGCGCCGGCGGCGCAGGCGCAGGCGGGAAGCGCGGCGGCGCCATGGACGCTGATCGCCGTTTCGGCGAAGAGCAAGGCGTCGCAACGCGCGCGGCTGGCCGAGCTGCGCGCCTGGCTGGACGGGCGGGAGCAAGCGGATCTCGAGCGGCTGGCGTTTACGCTGAACGCCACGCGCGCGCACTGGGAGAAGCGCGCCGCCTTCGTCGTGCAGTCCGGGCGGGAGCTGATCCAGGCGCTGGACGCCGTGCTGGCCGGGGGGGAAACGCCGTTCGGCGTGTCGGCCGACGCCAAGGCGCGGGCGTCCGCCGGGGAGGATTTGCCGGCGCTCTACCAGGCGCTTGACGCCGCGAGCGGAGCGGACGAGGCGCGGCGGCAACTGATGCGGATCGCGCAATGCTATGTCGAGGGCGCGAATCCGGACTGGCGCCGGCTGGGCGCGGAGGGCCCGGCGATCGACGTGCCCCTTTATCCATTCGAGACCGAGCACTTCTGGTTCGACCGCCAGGCGCGCGCGCCGGCCGAGGCCGCCACCGGCGTCGTCCTGCCGGAAGTCTTGCCGGAGGAGGCCGCCCGCCCGGTCAAGGCGATACCGGCGGCGGTCGCGGCCAGCCCGGCGGCGGCGACGGTCCATCGCGCCGAGGTCGAGGCCAAGGCCATCGGGATCCTCAGCGAGATCCTGCTATTGCCGGCCGAGCAGATCGAAATGGACGCGGAACTGGCCGGACTGGGCGTCGACTCCATCATGACGATGCAGTTCGTGGTCGCGGTCAACAAGGCCTTCGGTCTGCATCTGAGCGCGGCGGCGCTGTATTCGGCCTCCCAGGTCGGGCAGGTGGTCGACGTGGTGTTCCTGGCGGTGGCAGGCCAGGAGACGCCGGCGCCGGCGTCCGTGCGCGACCAGCCTGCCGCCGCGCCCGTAGAGACGCTTGCGCGGCCGGCGCTCAAGCCTGTCGCGCCGCCGGCGGAGGAGCCGCCGAAGGCGCGGATCGTGCTCAAGGGCACGCCGGAAGCCGCGCCGCCTCCGCCGGCGGCCGCGTCCCATTACCGGGCGATGCTGAGCTTCAACGACGCGATGCCGGGCACGCCCATCTTCCTGGTCCATCCGGGCGGGGCGGGAGCGGAAAGCTATATCAAGCTGGCCAATTATCTGGACGGCGGGCAGCCGGTGCACGCGATCGAGTCCTACAACCTCTACAGCGGCGAGGCGCCGATCCGCACCATCACCGAACTGGCCGCGCTGTATCTGAAGCATGTCCGCGGCGTGCAGCCCCGCGGTCCCTACTTCCTCGGCGGCTGGTCGCGCGGCGGCATGGTCGCCTTCGAAATGGCGCAGCAGCTGTTCGACGCCGGCGAGCGGGTCGAGACGCTGTATCTGCTCGACAGCTATGTGATGAACGAGCAGGAGAAGACGGTCGCCATCGACAATGTGATGAAGCATTCGATGCTGCCCGGCGGCGTGGCGTCGTTCCGCGATCTGCTGAAGAACAATCTGGCGGTCGAACGCATCTCCAATGTCGTCTACCAGCCCCGTCCCTATCCGGGCCGGGCGGTTCTGTTCAAGGCCAACCAGCAACTGGAAACCCGCGCCGCGAAGCAGACGATGGAGCTGGCCCAGACCTCGGCCAGGGAAGTCGTCGAGCGCGACTCCAGCGAGCAGGTGGCCCAGGTCATCGACAACCTGAACGCCTTCATCAACGAGGACACGGTGGCCGATTTCAACAGGCTGGGCGCCAAGCCGGACAACGGTTGGTCCCGCTATATCGAGAACCTGTCGATTCGCATCGTCGACGGCAACCACTTCAGCATCATGGAAGAGCGGACGCTCAGACCGATCGCGCGGCACATCCAGTCCGACATGGACGCAACCCGTTACGCGGAGCAGGCAGTGTGA